GTGAGTACTCGAGGTGCTCCGCCGCATCCCGGAACTTCCCCTGGAACACCTCCACGTCACCGAGGTTGCCCGCCACTCGTGCTGCCCACCCCCGTCGCCGCTGCGCGGCGCCGGTCCCTCCCAAAGCCGTGCTCGCGGCTCCGCCGCTCCGCGCGGCAGGGAGGGACTGTGACCTGAGGGGTCTGCTCGAGGTCTGGCGGCGCGATGACTCGCTGCGAGCTTGGCGATGCCGGGCCGTGTGGGTGTTCCGCCCGGCGTGACGGCCGGGCTGTGCTCCGGTGGCGCACGCTCTGCGCCACGCCGCGCGTGATGCAGCGGGCGTGTGCGAGGCTCGAGTGGTGCGCGCGCATCGGAGCGACTTGGAGACGGCGTGTCACAGATCGTGCGCCGTGGGGTCGCAAAGCCCGGCCGTCACGCCGGGAGGAGGAAGCACCATGGCCCATCATCCCCGAAGCTCTCCGCTCATCATCGCACGGGCTCGCGAAATGCGCTCTGCAATGACCGAGACCGAGGAAATCCTGTGGCACGAGCTCTCGGGTGGGCGGCTCGGCGTCGCGTTTCGGCGGCAAGTGCCCATCGGGCGGTACGTGGCGGACTTCGCCGCGCTGTCGGTGAAGCTCGTCGTCGAAGTCGATGGTGGGTATCACTCGCTGCGAGGGGCGGCTGATGCGCGCAGAGATAGAGATCTCGCGCGGTGGGGCTTTCGCGTGCTGCACGTGGGGGCGGACGAGGTGCGGGCTGAGGTGGACAGGGTTGTCGACAGGGCACGTCGGGTTCTGCAAGGCACGTCCACGCGGTAAATGCGCCGGGACTCCCACGAGCCACAGCGGATCCACGTAGCCGGAACGAAGACGGGCCATTGTTGTCGAGTTCTCGCTCTGCGTCGCACGACAAGGCAGCACACGTTGCCGGTCGCTCATGCCGGGGCCCGGTGGATGTTCGTTTGCTTAGCCACGACTGCGCAATATCGTTTCCAGCACAGCGGGAAGCTGCTCGCGCCAACCACGGCCGCTGACAAGCACCTTCTCCGAAAGGTGCCCGCGACAGTTGGGATGCGGCGCCAAGACCCGGGTCGGACAGAAGTTGAACTCCCACTGCTCTGTTACTGGATGAAGGCAAGCGGCGAGCACTTCGAACTGGGCGGCACGATAGTAGCGACTGCACGGGTTGCCCTTGGACGCGCGTGTCTTCTGAAAATCCACCCTTGGGTACCCGTCCCTGTTTCTCCTTCTCAGAACGTTCTTGCATTCAATTCTGAACAGGTTCCGCTCGTACCGGACGGTGAAGTCTGGCTGGCCATCTTCGTCCAGATGTCGGACATCGCTGACTCCAGCAGTACGCTCCAACTCACCCCCGAGGTGGTGCTCGGCAACACGACCCCTAATGGCGGCGGCAAGCCGGAAGGAGCTGCCCAAAACGTCGAGTAACTCCCCTCCGGACAGCCCGAGCGCTCTCTCCAGAGGGTGGAGCTTCTCGCGCTTTCCGGGCTCGGGCGCGTCGAGACGGCGAGCGATTCGATCTGCGAGCAGCAGGCGCTCCCCGGGATCGAGTCCAGTTGCTACACGCTCGAACTCAATGAATCGAAGGAAGTGACCTGGCCGAAACGCGGACACCACCTCCGTGCTGAAGTCGAGGCGTGGCATCTCCGCTTTTCGGCGAGCTGCCGAGCGCTCGCGTTCCCAGCTCACCCAACCAGATCGTTTCGCGGCGAGAAGATCCGCGCCTTTGAATTCCACCGACATTGAGAACCAGGTCGGTGTGTGGACCGAGGGGTCCACGGCGACAAAGAGGTCCATCTCATGGTGAACGCCGAACATGAGAGTGATCTTTCGTCGGCGTTCATCGACAAAGAGGTCGTGGTACCTCTTGAACTCGCTTCCGTATTTCACTTGGAATCGGTGTTCATCGACTGGGCGCCCCGCCTGTTTGTACTTGTTTGCCGTAAACGCGTAGCAAACTAGGTCGAGTACCTCGCCTCTGGGCGACCGGATCCGGTACTCAAATGGCGCGACCGTCGCATCAGGCGCCGCGAGGATTTGGGCGCCTGACTCCTCGAGTGCGCGGGTGATTCTGCCGACGTTCGCGTGCCCGTGGACTCCGCGATAGTACTCGATGACGCTCACAACCCCATGATCTCCCGAGGTGGGACTTTCTGTGTCCGACCCAAGCGTGGAGCGCCCTCCTTGCCTGGGTCAGGTCATGCTATGGCCGAAGCGATGGGTGGACCAACAGTCATCAGCCTCTATTCCGGCGCGGGCGGGCTCGACTACGGTTTCGAGGCAGCCGGCTTTCACTCTGCGGTGGCCCTTGAGTTCGATCATGACGCTTGTGAGACCTTGCGGTCGAGCCGTGGCTGGGAAGTCATCGAGCGCAGCATTTTCGACGTTCCTACGAGCGAGATGCTCGAGCGCGCTGGGCTGCGCCAGGGTGACGTCGATGTACTCATTGGAGGTCCACCGTGCCAGCCTTTTTCCAAGTCCGGCTACTGGGCCAAAGGCGACACCAAGCGCCTCGACGACCCGCGCGCAGACACATTGAGCGCCTACCTTCGCGTTCTCGAAGAAGCGCTGCCTCGCGCCTTTTTGCTCGAAAACGTGGAGGGACTCGCTTACTCCGGAAAGGATGAGGGACTACGGCTACTCGTCGAGCGAATTCGCGTGATCAACCGCAGAACCAAGAGCAATTACCAACCTCGTGTCGCCGTGCTTCGCGCCGCGGACTATGGCGTGCCACAAGTTCGCGAGCGGGTCTTCGTGATTGGGGCGCGCGACGGAACCCACTTTCAGTTTCCGCAACCCACGCACCAAGCGGCGGTCGAGCAGGCCAACCTGTTCAAAGAGGCTGACTTGCCGCTATACCGCACGGCCTGGGACGCGCTCGCAGATGTTGAGCCATCTCCTAACGAGGACCTTGCGGTGCGTGGAAAGTGGGCCAGGCTTCTCCCCTCAATTCCGGAGGGCAACAACTACCTCTGGCATACCGACAGGGGAGGTGGTCTGCCTCTCTTCGGGTGGAGACGCCGTTACTGGAGTTTCTTGCTCAAGCTCGCGAAGAGCCAACCATCATGGACTATCCAGGCTCAGCCCGGCCCCGCGGTGGGCCCTTTCCACTGGAAGAATCGCAGGCTAAGCATGCGCGAGCTTTGCAGGCTTCAGACATTTCCTGATGACGTAGAGATTTGTGGCGGTCGGACATCCGTGCAGCGGCAGGTTGGAAACGCGGTCCCGTCCCTCCTGGGAGAAGTGCTGGCCCGCGAGATTCGCGTGCAACTGCTGGGTCGTCGTGCACCGCGCGGTACACCCAAGCTCCTGCCTCCGGACCGATCGCCAGCGCCGACCGCGGAACGCGTTCGCGATGTGCCGCACGAGTTTCGGCCACTGGCTGGACGCCACACGGCCCACCCGGGAACTGGCAAGGGCTACGGTGCGCGTGCGCGCGCCAGGCAACCCGCGCGCGAGCTTGGGGCAGAAGATGGACCGTGACGACCGGCCTCGTCTTCCGACGCAAGCAGAGCTGCAGGAGCCCGTGCTGGCTGCCCTGCGCGAGTTGGGAGGCAGCGCGACCAACGAGCAGCTCGAACTCCATGTCGGGAATGCGCTTCGCTTGACGGCCGCACAGCGCGAAGCACGCCATGCATCCGTTGGGGTTCGTACAGAGCTTGCCTACAGGTTGGCCTGGGCTAGGACGAGACTGAAGCAAGCCGGCGCGATCGTCGGTGATGGACCTAGGCGCTGGCGCTTGAAGTGAAGCCGCGCGACTTGGTCATTTCTGCTCGAACTCCAGCGCGGCTAGGCCCCCGGTTCCATCTGGTGCGGGATTCAGCCCAGAACCCATAACCGCACCGCCCAGACCCTTCCCGCCCCCGGCGCCTTCCTTTAGCGTGGTCGTCGCCGCCGCTGGTTTGGAGCCGTTCCAAACGAGCGCATAGCTCCCGCCGCCGGAGCCACCAGATCCGGATCCTCCGTTGCCTCCGTTACCCCCCTCACCCCCGCCTCCACCCTTCGCCAGGCCCCCACCCGCAAGCCCGCCCTGTCCGCCTGCTTTGCCCGAGCCGCCGGCAGCCGCTGCTCCGCCCTTGCCGCCGTCGCCGCCCTTCTTCGAGGTGAGCGAGCAACCAGTTAGTGACACTGAGCTTTGCCAGGACAACAGCGCGACGCTTGCGCCTCCGCCCTTGCCGGCGCTCCCCTTGCCGCCGCCGCAACCGCCCATTCCACCGGCGCCGCCAGAGGCACCAATGCAGCTGGCTGACGAACTCGAGCTGGCTCCGCCACCCCCGCCGCCTTGGCCGGGGAATCCATCACCCCCGTCGTTCCCGTTGCCGGAAGTGAAGCCCGAGGAAGTGAAGACGCCGGTGCCCCCTGCCGAGCCGAGCAAGCCAGAGTTGCCGTTAGAACCCGACTGACCAAGATTGCCATTCGCAGTCCCGGTACCGACGGCGCCGCCGTTGTCGGTATTTGCAGGCGTCACGTTGGTCTTGGGCGTCCCGGCCCCTCCGCCGAACCCTGACGTAGCCTTCACCGCCAACCCACCGACACCCCCAAGCGAGTTGCATCCACTTGGTGCGCTCCAGGAACCGCCCAGCAGTTGCGCCGGCGCCCCCGTGCAAGTCGCCGCCGCGCCATTCTGCGCCGCCGCTGCGTTGTCACCGTCCAGCCCTTGCGTGCCGTCGCTGCCCGCGTTTCCAGCCTTGCCGTCGCCGGCGGTGAGCGAGACGTTCTTGAACGCGACGCCCTTCGAGCTCGCGACAATGGCGCCGAAGCTGCTCGCCAGAGTTCGCGGCGTTCGCTGCGATGATGTCGAAGCTCTCGACCGTGAAGCTCGTCGAGATGCCGGAAATCGTCAGGCCGACCGCCGCTCCGTTCACCTTTGCTTTTGCGCTGGCCGACCAGGTCCAGGTGCCACAGTCGAAGCCGCCATACATGCCGCGGCTGTCGTGAGTGGCCGTTACCGCCAGCGTCGCCGTCTCGCTGAATCCGCCTCCGTCGTCACAAGCGTAGACACTCTTGCCCGTGGTCCCCGCGCTGGCGAGCGCCTTGCCCAGCGTCTTGTACGGGCTGGCCTTGGTGCCGCTGCCACTCGTGTCGTCGCCTTTCGGCGACACAAAGACGCCGTAGTCGTCAGCGATGAGGCATGGCTCGGAGCCAGGCGACTTCGTCGGGTCGCAAGTGCCGCCGTCGCCGCCGGCAACTCCGCCGCTTCCAGCAGTTCCGCCGGTGTTGCCGGTGCCGCCGGTGCCGGATGTGCCTCCCGTGTTGCCGGTGCCTCCTGAACCCCCGGTACCGCTGGTGCCACCGCTTGCGCCGGTGCCGCCGTCCTTCTGCGGACAGGTCGAGGTTGCCTCGCAGGAGTCGAAGTTGTCTCCGCCGCAGGCGATCAACCCACCGCCGCTGGCGACAGCAGCAAGCACGAAAGCAAAGCCCATCGTCTTCATTTCATCCCCTTGATTCTCAGAAGCGGCCGAAGGCGCCGAGGCCCGCCGTGTGCTGGTCGAGCAGCGGATACACCGCAGTCTTGTTGTTCGAGCCGGGCATCAACATGAATGCCACAAAGCCTGCAGCGCCAACACCAGCGCCGATGAATCCAAGCGTGGAAATCGTGCCGCTGCTCTTCGCGCGATCGACAGCGCCCGCCAGGTCGGAGCAAGCGGCGGGTTTGGTCTTCCCGCTGCAGCCGCTATCGCCGAGCTTGTTGTCGCTCTGGAGTGCGTCCGCATCATCCTTCGCCGACTGCTTCTTCATGTAGAAGCCCACCCCAACACCGAGACCGATCAGCGCAACCGCCCCGGACGCGATCAGGCCGACGGTTTTGACTGACGATCCACCTGGCGGTTTGAGATCACCACCCGCGCTTGCGTTTGCGTTGCCGCTAGCCGTCCCGTCGCCGTTCTCCGATGGCCCCGCCGCCGGCCCCACCGCCGCGGCCTCACCCTCGATCACGAGCTCGATCTCTCGCGCGTCGCCAACGTCGAGCGCGACCGTCTTCTTGACGACCTTCTCCCCGATCTTCGCCTCGATCGTGGCAGCCCCCGCCTCGATGAACACCGGTCCCGCGAGTGGCGACTTGCCGACGCTCTTGCCGTTGACCGAGACGTCAGCGCCTTCGCTGACCTTCAACGTCAGCGTGCCGATCTTCTGCTTTGCTTCCTCGAACCGCGCGGCCGTGCGCTTGCGCGAGGCTTCCTGACCCGCAGGCCAGTTGCGCAGTGAGTACTCGAGGTGCTCCGCCGCATCCCGGAACTTCCCCTGGAACACCTCGACGTCACCGAGGTTGCCCGCCACTCGTGCTGCCACCCTCGTCGCCGCTGCGCGCCGGTCCCTCCAAAGCCGTGCTCGCGGCTCCGCCGCTCGCGCGGCAGGGGAGGGACTGTGACCTGAGGGGTCTGCTCGAGGTCTGGCGGCGCGATGACTCGCTGCGAGCGTCGCGATGTTGCGCCGGGTGGTGTTCCGCCCGGCGTGACGGTCGGGCTGTGCTCCGGTGGCGCACGCTCTGCGCCACGCCGCGCGTGGCATGCGGAGTGAGCCCGAGCCTGCAACGCGCACCGCGGATGAAGCGAGCGCGAAGCGGCGTGTCACAGATCGTGCGCCGTGGGGTCGCAAAGCCCGGCCGTCCCGCCGGGAGGAGGAAGCACCATGGCCCATCATCCCCAGAAGCTCTCCGCTCATCATCGCACGGGCTCGCGAAATGCGCTCCTGCACCGAGACCGAGGAAATCCTGTGGCGGGAGAACC
The genomic region above belongs to Myxococcales bacterium and contains:
- a CDS encoding DUF559 domain-containing protein, coding for MAHHPRSSPLIIARAREMRSAMTETEEILWHELSGGRLGVAFRRQVPIGRYVADFAALSVKLVVEVDGGYHSLRGAADARRDRDLARWGFRVLHVGADEVRAEVDRVVDRARRVLQGTSTR
- a CDS encoding DNA cytosine methyltransferase → MGGPTVISLYSGAGGLDYGFEAAGFHSAVALEFDHDACETLRSSRGWEVIERSIFDVPTSEMLERAGLRQGDVDVLIGGPPCQPFSKSGYWAKGDTKRLDDPRADTLSAYLRVLEEALPRAFLLENVEGLAYSGKDEGLRLLVERIRVINRRTKSNYQPRVAVLRAADYGVPQVRERVFVIGARDGTHFQFPQPTHQAAVEQANLFKEADLPLYRTAWDALADVEPSPNEDLAVRGKWARLLPSIPEGNNYLWHTDRGGGLPLFGWRRRYWSFLLKLAKSQPSWTIQAQPGPAVGPFHWKNRRLSMRELCRLQTFPDDVEICGGRTSVQRQVGNAVPSLLGEVLAREIRVQLLGRRAPRGTPKLLPPDRSPAPTAERVRDVPHEFRPLAGRHTAHPGTGKGYGARARARQPARELGAEDGP
- a CDS encoding winged helix-turn-helix domain-containing protein; its protein translation is MDRDDRPRLPTQAELQEPVLAALRELGGSATNEQLELHVGNALRLTAAQREARHASVGVRTELAYRLAWARTRLKQAGAIVGDGPRRWRLK